From a single Acetomicrobium sp. S15 = DSM 107314 genomic region:
- a CDS encoding SDH family Clp fold serine proteinase yields MLSEGRWTHDYPISSEEAVSLGLPVSTNMDEEIRQLVP; encoded by the coding sequence GTGTTGTCCGAAGGAAGGTGGACGCACGATTATCCCATATCCTCGGAAGAGGCTGTATCTCTTGGGCTTCCCGTCTCCACGAATATGGATGAGGAAATACGACAGCTTGTCCCATAA